The genomic segment GATCCGCTTCATTCATTTTAAGAGTTTCCTTTTCTAACATTTTAGCAGCATGAGCCCATTCTTCATAGGTTAATGCAGCTCTCATCATATTCCTCCAAAATTTCCTCCTATATGCCATCTTTGCCCGTGTCTTAACATTAGTGTACCGCTTCAACAAGAAAGCAATCAATGTCACCATTACTAATATCCCTTGAggatttcgaggatgaaaccATGAGATTAAAGGTGATAAGCAGTCCCTCAAACAACTCTTAAATTCGTTAAAGTAATACAGTAACATTCTAAAGACTTGATGCCTTAAATGTGATATAGACTTGCAGAATAAGATTCTAAATGCAATGGTTCTACCAATGAGAGTAGAAGGCCCGATGGAGAATGGATCAACACTAGCCTCATTACTTATATCCATGGCCTTGCCTACGGTTAAATCTTTCTCTATTAACAGCAACCAGAAATTATATACTTGACCAGAGAATGAAGATCGAGATAAATATTCCAGCTAATGATTTATTAAATGTAATGGAGAGGACGACAAATCAAAAGTCAAAAGGTTGGAATCGAGAAGCTAAAGTAGGAGAATCTAAACCTCCCCGCGTGAGCAAGAATCAGCTCTGAACTCACAAAATCGTGAGAAGAAGATCAGATATCCGTCTTCTCCGATGATCCTCGAAACAACGCAGGGTAAAAACCAGAAAACAAAAGTGCAAAATACCCGAAATTTAACCTCAAGATTCAATCTTGACAGTGCCCACTCGATCAAACTCCAAAAGCGTCTACAAATCAACCCCACAAAATCTATATAAATCCCACCGGATGTTAATTTTTCCAGAGCCTTATCTTTCTTCCGACTAACGAGAAGCAGACAGACATCATCATCTTTGAAGTGTGATCGAAGAAAACGTGGAAATTTGTATAAAGATAAGGATGCAAAATTTCAAATCGAAAGGGTATACTAAATTTGAGAAAGTCTGGAGTTTGGTTCAGATCGGATTACGATAAAGTTGTTGGCACGACACATCGGCTACggaattatatttatataaatataatatatttatatgtgtCGAAACCCAtgatattaaaattaataaatatgaatgtttaaataattatttaaaaatatatttaattagtttataaattttttatattgagattatattcaaataaaaataataattttttgtcaaattgatttatttacGATTCAATTTGATACATGATCGAGTGAaacatttttaataaaaaaaattaaaaatattaaaaaataatatattatttgtcaatcaaaattttaaaaaataaataaatatttttcaaagaaaaaaatcatttattagataaaaattttgattaaaaatttaattattttttgaatatttttttaaaaaaaattatactaaAGTTATATCAAAAATTCATGATAATATTCTTtactaaaaaattaaaaagcataatattatataaaaattttataatttatttgatattttaaagaGTATAGAGAACGAATTATATAAAAAGAACACAAAATTGTAATCgaaattaaatgaaataataCGATAAGTACAAACATTTAAGAAAGTGTTATTTACATTTCATTCTTTAAAatacaatttatttttatttttcattctaAAATACCTAATATGTCCTCcaaagattttttaaaatattgatataaatatacaatatcttttatatattttttattaaatataagaaaatattaaaactaattcacaaaaactcttatgagaccgtctcatgagttaatttgtgagacgaatcttctactcaactcataaaaaatattgttttatctcaaaattattattttctacTCAAGATATGAACCAATCGACTCGTCTCATGAACAtagatctgtgagaccgtctcataagatacttactcaaactaatttagataaatttattttttctatcttgagtaattttttataaatatgttGACAAAATAACTTAATTACACTATTAAAAAATTGTAAACACTTGTATAGTTcataattattattgatttaagttTTTCGAATAAATTTttctgaaataataaatattttattattatattttaatgtaaaTTATTACTTtaattacatatataaatatattaatattttttcaaaaataatatatttaaataaatatatgagaaatattatttttttaaaaataaagtaatataaatattaataaatatatcattaatttatatttatttggaATGAAGCTTTTTGGCGAGAACATGCTATATATAACAACTCTACataaatgatttgaaaaaagCCGGGAATGGATAAGAATGTAAGATGGGATGACGATATACAATACTTTTGAAATTACGAAAATAACCCAATCAAATAATatacattttctatttttatttaattttgacaTAATAGTTTTACACCGAATTAActaaacttcaaaaaaataaatatcaacACAAAACCAATCGGTGCCGCAGAAGAAGTGCATAGTTGCAGTTAGTTTACATGCATCTCATACACCGACGACGGTCTGTATTTATCCTGAACGATCTCAAAAATTATCTGTTCTAACTCAACCCTAAAACTTAGTTCAATGGGCAGGGGCAGAGCTATATGCTCTTGTATCCGGGCTTTAACCCGGATGgcccaaatttttaaaaaaaaaatttgtgtaaattttgtataattttgaaataatatgatattagcccggatagatcaatttaaaatattaaaagattttagagtATAAAATTTTAGCCTGGACAAAGCCATATTTCTGACTCTGCCACCGTCGAGGATTGTCtaagaccatatatacaactcacaggtattttatccaaccgatatCGTGGGACAACTAATACACCCCTTACGCTCAAaaatgaacatctggagcgtgaaATTTACAAATGATccaattatgggcagaacgaTGGGTAgcccaacacataacggtggaacctgagctctgataccatgttaagatttgaacttgaacctaactcaaccccaaaagctagctcaataGGGAAGATTgttcaaaatcatatatacaaTTGTTGGTATACGTAAGTAAACCATCAAAGACAAACTAAATTAATCGGGACTTGATTTCACTCGGAATAGAAAACACAAATCCTGCCAAATACACCAAGGAAGAGTATTAGGTAAAACTACAACTCGATCCTGCCTCCTAGAAAAGATGGGTACGTAACATCACAGAAGTCAGAAATTTTTAGCTGCAGTTTCTTGAATGATCATGCTAACTGAAACATGTGTGCGTGTTACTATACGAGTCCAGCTGTGCTAGAAGACGCGAGGGATATGCCGAGTTAGAAAAGACCATAGTTACTTTTGTTTTACATGTAACTTGGCCTGCATGCATGCATACACGCAATCGTGACAAAAGCTTCAATATTCTTTCCAGGGGATTACAATCCACGGCAATTTCGAAGGAAGGCCGGTTATAGTGGGGTATCTGATCAGCGCTGCAGATTGATAATATATTAAGACATTGTTTGGAGTGCATGATAAAGGATGATTGATTTTTAATCTTTCACTTATCATATGTTTAGTGTGTATGATTAAAATTGTGATAGGCTCGTTCAGACCTCACGCGGCCCGCATTGTATGCATTATTATCCTCTTGTTGATGGTTATATAATTCTTTGGAGAGAATGGATGatgtttgattaatttaaattttctttttatatcctaaagtttaaaataattataaattcaacaaatttaataatatttaaatataatttttaatttgactaataatataaataatttaattattattgatcatattttaattattattatattatttttaaccgtaatattataattgtttttaaccattatttaatattaaatttttattaatattttaattatcacagtaaatgcatatttatgttattatcaaattttaattattttttataatattaatcGATTTTTTAGTTGTTTACggaaatataaattaatgaaaatttaataattaatataatattttaattttatttataattttttaaataaattaattctaaatattttatttatttattcaatcaTTTTAACAATATATTACTAATTAATATATGATCAGGGTATTTTAGtaatcataacataattaacaaaaataatcaAGCAAGTTAAATTATGTCAAACATCAcattatttatcataattgtcTTCGTTTGTAACCACACAAGAACGCTATTCCAAATGTTCCCAAAGGGGGGAAAGAAGGGATATCTTGTTCCACTAAGAAATATATCAACCGCAATATTTGACCACATTAAGTGCATGTGGAATGCAGCTTTCTCCGAAAACTCTACACATGTATGAGATCTGTAACATAGCAAAAAAAATGGAACATGAATATAACATATTCTTAAACATTGACTTCTTTGCGGAAATATGGTGGATATATCAAGTTTAGATCTTCGAATGAATCAACGGAAAACGACTTCCAAAGCTGCCACGCGAGAATTTCTCAATTCACCCGAAAATTCGTCGAGCATAGACAAATGATAAGGTCCAACAAGCGCAACTCAGTTCAATTGTATCTGTTTCCAATGTATTTCGAGTCTACGTTCTCTCTCTAAATGGTTAAGGAATCATTTTTGTGCTAAAATTTCAGGTAACTTAAAAAGGTGATATTTTCTGGTTTTTTACCTTGTATTCTTTAGCTTTATATTTGGCACTCATTTCTTCCCTTGTATCACAGCATATTTATGGCTTCACTTTCGTGTCCGTGGACCAGATTATTCTATGCTACATCTGGAGTATTTCTCTCATGTCATGTGGTCAAATATTAGCTCTtagatcatcaacatatatgtcaattttcataaaaatgtgAAGGACCTACATGATCTAGCGGTAAGAAATAAGGGCAAAAACACTCTCGATGTAGCATGAACTAAACCCTGTGAACTCGTGTCCTACTGAAGAAATGATTGTCCATATGGAATAGATATGATAAAAGCATGCAATTCGAAATAAGCCCGATAATGATTTTTGTGGAAACGGGCCTAAATAGCATGGTCTAACCCAACCCATAAGCAATTAAAGCTCAGTTTCTGTAAAATCTTTCATCAAACCCAATCTTCTGGGTTCAATATAATACAAGGCCCAAAATCAAAATTCGTTAATTTCttctaataaagaaaataacAATGACACCTGGATATTGCATTCATTGTTTCTATCAATATTATTGTACGATGATTGTttaactcgaaaaatatttgtgaTAATAGTAAATTATGTGAAATTATAATCATAATCTATATAAGattttttaaatgtaattaattgcttaattttatgtttattttaatgataattAATAGAAATAAGTGAGGGTCATAGTGCAATTTGAGAGAggtaattttgaaaataagttgtggcaattttgagaaaaaaatgttAGTATAAAGGTAATTCGGGAAAAAAATAATGTCATCTCGGTAACAGATTTTttatagacaaaaacttgtgtgagacggtctcacgggtcgtattttgtgagacagatatcttatttgggtcatccatgaaaaaatattactttttatgctaagagtattactttttatcgtgaatatcggtagtgttgaTCCGTTTctaagataaatattcgtgagagcgtctcacaagagatctactcttttTTATATAACCGCACAGATATATCGAGGTTgtcattttaaacatgcaacgTGTTTTCGTGTCCAATAATAGTTTCCAATAAATGAATATCAAATATCTTAGCACAATTTATTTCTTAATTGGAATAGTAGAATAGCATTAAGGAGACAAAAAATCGTGTACGAAGCTGAAGCTAGGTGTTGAGTGGGTTGGCCGCCAACCCAAGACCCATGTCACATGTATTTTAGCTCATGACCCGGGCCCACTATTAATCACTTTGGTATGTTTCCCCCTTCTCTTGCCGTCGGATTGTTTTTCCTATATTTTCATCCGTTGGATCACAATACCTCAAAACGACAACTATCAGAATATAAATGCTACGAGGGACCCACGATTCCGCGGTTCCAAGAAGCTGCCCTCTGGAGTATTTAAATTGAGGAAaactataatttttaatatttttaatttaaccAACTATTATTTTTAGAGATTAAAACATTtttagttttgaatttttttatcatgtattattttaaatatatgtgTATTTAAGGGCGAACATTTATTAgaatttatagatttttttagATCCTaacatgtttatttatttaaaacatttgaatatttttaatacAAGAATATTATAAATTCACTCCCTCCGAAATTTAAGAATTCGTAATTATATACTTAatggtttttttttaatctacCTTCCCTTAAATTaacgacaaaaacttgtgtgagacggtctcacagatcgtattttgtgagacggatcctttatttgggtcatccatgaaaaaatattattttttatgctaaaaatattattttttattgtgaatatcttgtgagaccgtatcacaagagacctactctataaaaaatacatttatctAAATTAATTTGAGTAAATCTTATGTGAGACAATCTTATAGATCTATAGTAATGAGATGAGTCGACTATATCCATATCTTGAgtgaaaaatgataattttgatataaaacaatattttttcatgagtagGTTGGGTACAAGATTTGTCTCATAAATTGACTCATGAGGCGAtctcataaatttttcttagaaatagttttattatttttaataaaaaaatataaaaaagacattgtatatttatatcaatattttaaaaaatcatttgaagtcatattagatattttatagtaaaaaagaagaagaaatatgaAGTGCTTTAAAAAAGTGAAATGTAAAAATTACACTCCTTTCAATTTTCGTATTTATCGtattatttcatttaatttgagtaggtcttacaagagacctactcaaatttTAATTCGAATCGAGGAAAAAATGAATGACAGTATGGTAAAACactataatatagtaaaataatGCTTAATTTTGTGTTGAAATGGAAAATGTGCaattggtaaaaaaaataaaaaaaaaaagtcattTTCTTCCTACCAATCATTAAATTATCTGTGTgtaataataacaacaataataatttaatataataataatatcgttAGGTTTTTCTAAATCTATCGTTATTCGTTGTTTTTCGATACACATTAATTAAATTCGAATCAATATAACAACCTGTAAATTATGAAGATCAGATAAATTTGACTTAACAAATCAAATATTGTACGGCATATTAGTtcgataaaatattaataaaaaaataataactctttgattattatttaaatgaatATTATTCAAGTAGGTTTCTTTCTTAATTAACAAACAGTCGCACTATATAGCCTGTCGTGGGGACGTATTGTCGTGGTCAATCATGGAGCAGGTTCGGTCATTTTCATCTGGAAGGTCAATCATGGAGCAGGCTCGGTCATTTTCCAAGCCTGAGATTTCGATAGCCGACTTCACAGGCTCGGTCTTATTCCGCCCTATAAATTGCGTCGAACTATTACTCAGAGCGAGTCATTGATCTTTACGTGTACCCGCAAAACTCCTTGTAGTGTCTGATATCTTACCGAAGGGTACGTTTGGCAGGCTCGGTCTTTTCTCAAATCTCTGCTAACATTTTTCAAAGTTCGATCGATTGATTTTTCGAATTAtatgatttatggattttcaTTTGTTGTTGTAGACCTTTGATCGATAGATCTGAAGATTGTTTGTTTGAAATTAGTGGTTTCGATTCGAATTAGTTTAGTTGTCGCTGACCCTGAGTAAATTGTTCTCGGAATAGCGAAACTGTGCTCTGATCTGTAGGTTTTATGTATTTGGATGCGTGATTTTCTTCGTTGATTTGTATGAAGTTAAATTACAACATAGCAGTGAAAGATCCATAATTTATGTCGCTAGTGTTTTCGAATAACGTTAAATTCTTCAAAATTAATTCTGGAATTTGGTTTTGGACGTGAGGAAGAGATGGTTTAATTTTCTGCAGATTTTTTTCTCCATCTATCTGTTACACTTTTATCGCGCTCTGTtatccgggccgttcattgcccgtgcaggtaggttgaaacaaaccCTCTGTTCGGGTCGCGAGAATTTGAAACGCGTTATTTTTGTTTGCTTagattttacttgtgcaaattggTTGCTACGTTTCTGTTTTTTGCTACGATGGTTAAGTTATTAATATTCTAGTTTTATCGAACTAAGTGTTAATTACCACTTTTACCATACTAAAATCATTAATAATTATGggaaaaaaattttcttaaactttCAGGAGATTTGGTTTTATCATCTCAACGATCATGGCTTTGGTATCTGGAAGAAGGTCATCACTCAATCCAAATGCACGGCCTTTCATCCCAGCCGCGGTGCGGCAAGTGGAGGATTTCTCACCAGAGTGGTGGAACCTCGTGAACACATCGACTTGGTTCCACGACTACTGGATCAGTCAACACCAAGGAGGAGAAGATTTCGCGGAGAATGATTGTTTCGTCGGGGACGATGTCATTGAATTGTTGCCTGATAACATTGACCTGGGTGTGGATGAAGATGTACTAAACATGGAAGCGCAGTTTGAGGAATTTCTCCAATTGGCCGAGTCTGGCCATGGGAACAAGGCGATCAAGGGAGTGTCTGAAAATGGTATGCTATTTCCCTTTTAATGGCTATAACCTTATAAAATCTTGTATAATCTTTATCATCACTTGATCTTTTCGTTTCCTTATTTGTCTGGCTTAAACAACTTCACACAAAGCATAGTTGCGGACTTATTGAAAAAATTTGTGGCATCGTCAAGTTTCTAAGAAGTCATActtattttagtaaatttaatGACTAATCCTGCTGTTTCGAGTTGATTCAGGTTTGATCtcattaaatgtttaaatttaaaacaataGGTTAGGATGATATGTTAACACTCGTCATATATGCTGAAACGTCGTTTTTTTCAACCTTGAGTGCTTTGGGTTGTAGGTTTGTTTCCCCCcaccttttcttttcttttttcaccAGTCTATGATAGAATTCGGGGATATACCTAGCTGAAGGCGAATGATTTTTACAAAAAGTAGTAGTTTTGCTTACGCCCGCCAAAATTTAGAACATCTATCTTATTGTATGTTAAATGGGTTGCTAggtttcatttcaaattcggaGGCGCTTGTGAGGAGTATCGGCATGCCCAAAGAGAGAGACCTGAAGTCCCCGAGGGAGCCAATGAGGTTCTGGGAAAAAACAGCCAAGCATGTTAGCCCGAAACACAGCCCTCGATTCATTCAGCAGCCTCGCTGAAATGTGTAGGAGGTTGTAGTGTACCTTGACAGCTTGCTTAACAGAAGCCGTCTTTGTTTCATGTAACTTTCTGTATAAAAAGCAAGGTTGCAACTCTTT from the Primulina tabacum isolate GXHZ01 chromosome 16, ASM2559414v2, whole genome shotgun sequence genome contains:
- the LOC142529492 gene encoding protein EARLY RESPONSIVE TO DEHYDRATION 15-like; protein product: MALVSGRRSSLNPNARPFIPAAVRQVEDFSPEWWNLVNTSTWFHDYWISQHQGGEDFAENDCFVGDDVIELLPDNIDLGVDEDVLNMEAQFEEFLQLAESGHGNKAIKGVSENGFISNSEALVRSIGMPKERDLKSPREPMRFWEKTAKHVSPKHSPRFIQQPR